From Glycine soja cultivar W05 chromosome 4, ASM419377v2, whole genome shotgun sequence, the proteins below share one genomic window:
- the LOC114408277 gene encoding uncharacterized protein LOC114408277: MRRFLVDRFLVDRESIENVNVVQQEAELEPPPNVVNEFNPNEIVRDPVDVVKARLGTMRESGWNNFFADVQGFCVAKSILVPNMDDEIPVRGRSRAEGRTIINLHHYRAEIFYVAIDKICVEMDHRFSEGSNIILDCFSCLDPKNSFSKFDVDKLARLADLYHANFSDDDRGTIRDQLETYVLQVRRNASFSTCEDVQSLAMKMVQTEKHLVFPLVYKLIELALILPVSTASVERAFSAMKIIKSKLRNKINDVWFNDLMVCYTEREIFKSLDDIDIIRTFIAKKSRKGHLPRNFI; the protein is encoded by the exons ATGAGGAGATTTTTGGTTGATAGATTTTTGGTTGATAGAGAAAGTATTGAGAATGTGAATGTTGTACAACAAGAAGCCGAATTAGAACCGCCACCTAATGTGGTTAATGAGTTTAACCCAAATGAGATTGTGCGTGATCCAG TTGATGTTGTCAAAGCTCGGTTGGGCACAATGAGAGAGAGTGgctggaataatttttttgccgATGTCCAAGGATTTTGTGTTGCTAAAAGTATTCTGGTACCAAATATGGATGACGAAATACCAGTTCGGGGTCGTTCAAGAGCAGAAGGGAGGACTATCATTAATCTTCATCATTACCGTGCAGAGATTTTTTATGTTGCCATTGATAAAATATGTGTGGAGATGGATCACCGCTTTAGTGAAGGAAGTAACATTATACTTGATTGCTTCTCATGTCTTGACCCCAAGAACTCTTTCTCCAAGTTTGATGTTGATAAGCTTGCTCGTCTTGCTGATCTTTATCATGCAAACTTTTCTGATGATGACCGAGGAACAATTAGGGATCAACTTGAAACTTATGTGCTTCAAGTGAGAAGAAATGCTTCTTTTTCCACTTGTGAAGATGTTCAAAGTTTGGCTATGAAGATGGTTCAAACTGAGAAACATTTGGTATTTCCATTGGTTTATAAACTTATTGAGCTAGCTTTGATATTGCCGGTGTCGACAGCATCCGTTGAAAGAGCTTTTTCAGCAATGAAGATTATCAAGTCTAAATTGCGCAATAAGATCAACGATGTGTGGTTCAATGACTTGATGGTATGTTACACCGAGCGGGAGATATTCAAGTCActtgatgatattgatattattCGAACATTTATCGCAAAGAAGTCTCGGAAAGGACACTTGCCtcgtaattttatttaa